The DNA window ATCAAACGGGAAgggtaaaaaaggaaataaatagtaaataaaagTGAGATAAAAGGCATTGGAATGGAAAGGAATGAAGAGAAATCAGCGAAataaaaggaggagaaaggaagggggaaagcTGAACTAAGTTAaagtggaaggaaggaaaagaacgtgaaatgaaggaaaataaaggaaaagtaaagaaaaaaaaagaaaaataaaggaaaataaagaaaaatataagaaaataaaggaaagtaaaggaaaggaaagtaaaggaaagtaaaggaaaatacagggaagtaaaggaaaataaagaaaaatataagaaaataaaggaaaggaaagtaaaggaaagtaaaggaaaatacaggaaaGTAAAGGAAAATAGGATaagtaaagtaaaataataaagtaagaaaataaggaaagaaaaaataggatAAGATGAGACAAACCAGGGAagattaaaaaggaaaataaaaaataaaagaggaaaataaaatgagattcaaaaaaaagagaatgaaataaaagaggaaaatttaaaaaaaattaaagaaaaaatgaaaaaggatgataaaaataaaattataaaaaggaaaataaaaagaaagcaaaacaggaaaataaaagaaaataaaggaaaaaaaggaggaaaatggaataaaatgaaggaaaaggaacTGAACCGAAATGACCCAAATTTAACCGaaccaaccccaaaaaactTCAACAAAAGCCAGGGAGCGAAGTGACCCGGAGCGCCCCGGGGCAGCGGGAGACCCGGCCCGTCCCATCCCGCTCCCATCCCGGTCCCGTTCCCGCCCGCACcgggctcagcagcagcagcagcagcggcaccgggagcggccGCATCGCCGGCACCGGCCCGGGACCCGCTGCGGGCCGGGCCGAACCGGGGCCGGGCTGCTCCGAGCCGCTCCGAACCGCTTCGGCCCCGGCCGGCACCGCGCGGCCTCGCTTCGGCCCCGCTCCGTCCCTGCTCTGTCTCGTTCGGTCCCGTTCGGCTCCGCAGGGTCCCGGTTCGGCTCCGTTCGGCCCCGCTGGGTTCCGGCTCGGCCCCGTTCGGTCCCGGTTCGGCTCCGTTCGGCCCCGCTGGGTTCCGGCTCGGCCCCGTTCGGGCTCGGTTCGGTTCCCTTCGGTCCCGGTTCGGCTCCGTTCGGCCCCGCTCGGCTCCTCTCGGCCGCCCCGTCGCgcctgggccgggccgggctgggcgtGGCTcccccgggcagggccgggcggggcgCGCTCCCATTGGCCGTTCGTCGCTTGAGGGGCGTGGCCAGGCTCGGAGCCCCGCCCCTCGCAGCTCTGGCGGCCGCAGGTTCGAGTCCCGCCCATCGGGATGGGTCCGGCTTGGACCGGGCCCGTCCGAGCTGGGATGGACGGCACCGGAGGGACCGCGTCACCCACTCCTCCCGCCACCTCCCCACGGCGCTTCCCCGCGGGAATAAGCGCCTGGAAGCGGGAGAAGCTGATTTATTGAGCCCCGGTGTGGGTGCAGCATCCTGGAGTGGGTGGAGGGACGTGGAGTGGGTGCGGAGTGGGAATGGGTGTAGGGTGGGAATGGGTGCAGTGGGAATGGGTGCAGGGTGTGGGAGTGGGTGCAGGGTATGGGAATGGGTGCAGGGTGTGGGAATGGGTGCAGAGTGTGGGAATGGGTGCGGAGTAGGAGTGGGTGCAGTGGGCATGGGTGTAGGATGGGAATGGGTGCAGTGGGAATGGGTGCAGGGTGTGGGAATGGGTGCAGGGTGTGGGAATGGGTGCAGTGGGAATGGGTGCAGGGTGTGGGAATGGGCGCGGAGTAGGAGTGGGTGCAGTGGGCATGGGTGTAGGATGGGAATGGGTGCAGTGGGAATGGGTGCAGTGGGAGTGGGCGCGGAGTAGGAGTGGGTGCAGTGGGCATGGGTGCAGGGTGGGAATGGGTGCAGTGGGAATGGGTGCAGGGTGGGAATGGGTGCAGGAATGGGTACAAGGTGTGGGACTGGGTGCAACGCCCCTTGTGTGTGCAGGACCCTGTTGTGGCTCTGTGACCCCAGCGTGGGTGCACAGAGTGACTCGGAGCGGCTGCAGGGTCTCGCTGTGGGTGCAGAGCCTCGGTCCAGGGTGGGTGCAGGGTGCCCTCGGTCCAGGGTGGGTGCAGGTGCCCGGGTGGGTGCAGGGTCTGGGTGCGGCTGCATCCCCCACAATCTCCTCTCGCTCCTCTCACCAGCCGCGCACGGGGCGCCAGAGCTCCACCACCTTGCCGGCAGCGTGCACGAAGTACACGGGGTGCATGGCGGCCGTGGCACAGGCCTGCGACAGAGGGGACACCGAGCTGTGATGTGACACGGCGCTGGCACGGGAGGGGACACGCGGGGGTGACGCTCACGTGGAACGGGATGAGCGCCAAGGTGCTCCCCAGCGGGAATCGCTCGAAATCCAGCCGCCCATCCGCGGCCTCCACCAGCCCGTGCTCCTGGGTCAGCCCCACCAGCCTGCGGGGACGCGAGGCCGTCACGGGTGTcaccgcccggccccgccgtcCCCCCGCTCCCCGCGGGCGTCACCTGAGCTGGGGGTGGCCCTCGATGGCCGCGCAGCCCGCGGGTCCCCGGTCGCGGCCGTGCAGGCTCAGGGCGGCCCAGCCGcagtccagcagcagctgcccgcGGTGCGGGTAGTGCCCGATGACCCTGCTGAGCACACGGATCGCCACCTCCTCGGGCCGGCACGAGCCCAGCTGCGTCTGCTGCAGGTCTGCGGGGGACGCGGGCTCAGCCTGGCCGTGTCCCACCCGCGGGGCTCCCTCCCGGTCCCCTTTGCTCACCGTAGAAGAGGTAATTGCCCGGGTGCACCTCGGTGAGCTGCGACATCTCCGGCACCGGGTGGCTGCAGGACGGGGTGGAGCCGATGGTGGCCTGGGGACACGGGATCCCCGCCTGCCGCAGCCTGGGGGACACACGGGGGACACCCTCTGGGTGATGGGGGTGCGGGATGTCACCCCCGCGTCGCCAGAGGTGGGTCTGTCACCCCCGGGTACCACCGGGAATAAGAGCAGAGGTGGGTCCTGCACCTCTGGGTGCCCCAAACACTCAGGGGAGCCATCCAGATGTGGCACGGCCTCCCCGCAGCGTGCCCGGCAGAACTCAAGATGCGACCAGGACACATCCAGATGTGCCCAGGTGCCAGCCAGATGTGCCCGAGAGCCCTCTCAAAGACTCAGGGCTGGTGGGCATCCCTCCAGATCCCCCCAGATGTGGCAGAGGCCCCTCCAGATGTGCCGAACCATGCCCAGATGTGCCAGAGATCCACCCGTTTGAGCTGGACACCCCCCCAGATGTTTTAAAACACTCCCAGATGCGTCTGAGAACCCCAGATGTGCTGGAGATCCCTCCAGGTGGATCTGGGAGCCCCCAGATGTGCCTGGGAtcccctcagctgtgccaggccgTTCCCAGATGTGCCAGAAGTGCCCCCCAGATGTGCCAGGACACCCCCAGCGGTGCCTGGGACCCCTTCCAGATATTTCTGGACCCCCAGATGTGTTGGAACCAGCCCCAGATGTGCTcagattttggggagggggtgggaTCTGGGCTTTCCCCCGCCACCAGCCGGTGCCACCCCGGGCCGGTGGCCCCCGGGCCGTGTCCCCAGGTGGGCACATCGCTGTCCCCGGCGTGGCGGGGGTGGAGGttcctcccccttttcccagcagggcccGTCCGGCCGCGATTCCCCGCAGGATGCGGCCCCCGCCGGGATGAAAGGGCGGCAGGCGGGAGGGAGGGGACAATGCCCCGGGTCACAGCCACATCAAAGGGCAGCGGCGCCGCCACCacccccggtgccccccggGCGGGCTTTGAGGGCCCCTTTATGGGGGTGATTCGCATTTACAGCCGACAGCCGCGCCTTGGCAAGGGGACAGCGGCCGCCTTGACCCTTCCtgtcccccaaatccccaaacccccaaacccccaaattcccaaatccccaaacccccaaattcccaaatccccaaacccccaaatccccaaaccccccaaatccccaaacccccaaaccccccaaatccccaaacccccaaacccccaaatccccaaatccccaaatccccaaacctccAAATCCCccaatccccaaacccccaaatccccaaacctccaaatccccaaaccctcaaacccccaaatccccaaacctccaaatccccaaacccccaaatccccaaaccccccaaatccccaaacccccaaaccccccaaatccccaaacccccaaacccccaaatccccaaacctccaaatccccaaaccctcaaacccccaaatccccaaacctccaaatccccaaacccccaaatccccaaaccccccaaatccccaaacccccaaatccccaaaccccccaatccccaaacccccaaaccccccaatccccaaaccccccaatccccaaatccccaatccccaaaccccccaaatccccaaatccccaaaccccccaaatccccaaacccccaatcccccaaatccccaaacccccaaatccccaaacccccaaacctccaAATCCCccaatccccaaacccccaaatccccaaacctccaaatccccaaaccctcaaacccccaaatccccaaacctccaaatccccaaacccccaaatccccaaacctccaaatccccaaaccccccaaatccccaaaccccccaatccccaaacccccaaaccccccaaatccccaaaccccccaatccccaaaccccccaatccccaaatccccaatccccaaaccccccaaatccccaaaccccccaaatccccaaacccccaaacccccgaatccccaaacccccgaatccccaaatccccaaacacccaaacccccaaatccccaaacctccaaatccccaaacccccaaatccccaaacacccaaacccccaaatccccaaatcctcaaacccccaaatctccaaatccccaaacccccaaatccccaaacctccaaatccccaaatccccaaatccccaaacccccaaatccccaaacccctaaatccccaaacccccaaaccccccaatcCCCAAACCCCTAAACCCCccaatccccaaaccccccaatccccaaatccccaatccccaaaccccccaaatccccaaatccccaaacccccgaatccccaaacccccgaatccccaaatccccaaacacCCAAACCCCcgaatccccaaatccccaaacctccaaatccccaaacccccaaatccccaaacacccaaacccccaaatccccaaatcctcaaacccccaaatctccaaatccccaaaccccccaaatccccaaacctccaaatccccaaatccccaaacccccaaatccccaaacccccaaacccccaaacctccaAATCCCccaatccccaaatccccaaacctccaaatccccaaaccctcaaacccccaaatccccaaacctccaaatccccaaacctccaaaccccccaaatccccaaaccccccaaacccccaaaccccccaatccccaaacccccaaatccccgaatccccaaatccccaaacctccaaatccccaaacccccaaatccccaaatccccaaacccccaaatccccaaacccccaatcccccaaatccccaaatccccaaacccccaaatccccaaacctccAAATCCCccaatccccaaacccccaaatccccaaacctccaaatccccaaaccctcaaacccccaaatccccaaacctccaaatccccaaacccccaaatccccaaaccccccaaatccccaaacccccaaaccccccaatccccaaaccccccaatccccaaacccccaaaccccccaaatccccaaacccctaAACCCCccaatccccaaaccccccaatccccaaatccccaatccccaaaccccccaaatccccaaatccccaaaccccccaaatccccaaacccccaaacccccgaatccccaaacccccaaatcccccaaatccccaaacacccaaacccccaaatccccaaatccccaaacctccaaatccccaaacccccaaatccccaaacacccaaacccccaaatccccaaatcctcaaacccccaaatctccaaatccccaaacccccaaatccccaaacctccaaacccccaaacccccaaatccccaaacccccaaatcccaaacccccaaatccccaaacccccaaacccccaaatccccaaacctccaaagccccaaatcccccaaacccccaaatcacCAAATCACCAAATCTTCAAACCCCCcgaatccccaaatccccaaatccccaaacacccaaacccccaaatcccccaaatccccaaatcccaaatccccaaatcccccaaatccccaaacccccaaatcccaaatccccaaatccccaaatcccccaaatccccaaacccccaaatccccaaacccccagacccccaaacccccgaatccccaaacccccgaatccccaaacccccaaatccccaaaacccccaaatccccaaacccccaaatccccgcTCGTCCCGGCCACTCACGCGGTGACGAATTCCAGCACGGCGGCCGTGGTGTCCCTGGCGATGGCCTGGATGGCGGCGATGTCGCGACAGCCGTAGGTGTTCCCGCAGTGCGCGTAGACCCCCACGAGCGTCACCAGCTCCGGGGAGCCCTGGGCGATGGCCCGGGCCAGCGACAGCGCCTCGGGATCCGTGGGGCGAATCCcggctgggaggggacacggtGTGACGGGGGGTTGGGGACACGAGTGAGTGGACAGCGGGACATGGCCCCCACGGAGCATCCTGGCGGTGGGAATGTGGGGATGGGGTTGGGGAGTGCCTTGGTGGGGCTTTGGGGCCGTTTCTGCTGCACCAGGTGTGGCTGGGAAAAATGACTTTGGAGGGGCTGAGATGCTCCATCGTGGTTGGGATGGAGAATCTGGGGCCTTGGAGGGACATGGGGATTCCTTCTCGTGAAACATCCTTAAATAACGATTTTGAAGGTGTTTAGATGCTCCATTGTGGTTGGGATGGAGGATCTGGGGGCTTGGAGGAACATGGGGATTCCTTCTCATGGAACATCCTTAAATAACGATTTTGGGAGGGTTTAGATGCTCCATCGTGGTCGGCatggaggatttggggggtttggagGGACATGAAGATTCCTTCCCATGGAACATCCTTAAATAACAATTTTGGGGGGCATTAGAGGTTTTGATGGAGGATCTGGGGGCTTGGAGGAACATGGGGATTCCTTCTCATGGAGCATCCTTAAATAACGATTATGGGAGGGTTTAGATGCTCCATCGTGGTTTTGATGGAGGATTTGCGGGTTTGTAGGGACATGGGGATCCCTCCCTATGGAACACCCTTAAATAGCAATTTTGGGGAGGCTGAGAGGCTCCATCGTGGTTGGGATGGAGAATTTGGGGGCTTGGAGGGACATGGGGATCCATCCCCTGCAGCACCCTTAAATAATGATTTTGGGAGGGTTTAGATGCTCCATCATGATTTTGATGGAGAATTTGGGGGCTTGGAGGGACATGGGGATCCCTCCCTATGGAACACCCTTAAATAACGATTTCAGGGGGTTTAGATGCTCCATTGTGGTTGGGATGGAGAATTTGAGAGCTTGAAGGGAGATGGGGATCTATCCCTATGGAGCACCCTTAAATAACAATTTTGGGAGGCTGAGATGCTCCATTGTGGTTGGGAAGGAGGATCCGGTGGCTTGAAGGGACACGGGGATTCCTCCTCATGCAGCATCCTTAAATAACGATTTTGGGGGGGCTGAGATTCTCCATCGTGGTTGGGATGGAGGATTTGGGGGCTTGGAAGGACATGAAGATCCCTCCCTATAGAACACCCTTAAATAATGATTTTGAGCGGGTTTAGATGCTCCATCATGGCTTGGAGTGACACAAGACATCCTCCCCTGAGGAACACCCTTGATCAATGACTTTTAGGTGGCTTCAACGCCCCATCCTGGTTGAGATGCCGGATCTGGGGGCACTCAGAGCACCCCACCCCAGGGGCCGGCACACGATGTCCCCTCCCTGCATTtggggatgggatttggggatgggatttggggctcACCTACCTCGGGCATTGCCGCAGTCCAGCTTGAGCCAGACCAGCCAGCGCTTCCCTCCGGGCAGGGGGttctgcagcagcatctccaggccctgggggctgtccaggagcacctggaaccGCTGCAGGCGCTGCGCCAGCGCCGAGCACTCGGCCAGGCGCCAGCGCGGCACCGGGAACGCGTACAGGATGTCATCGAAGCCCCCGGCCGCGAAGAAACGCGCCTCGGCCAGCGTGGACACCACGATGCCACGGCGGGAGCCGCCCGTCGCCAGCTCCGCGCCCTCCCTGCCAACCAGGgagtgagcaggagcaggaggaggaggaggaggaggaggaggaggaggaggaggaggaggaaatgatgGGAATGGAGGGAAATGCTGGGGGCGGTTCTCGGAAGGTGCTGGGGAGATGCTGGGTGATAAGGGTTGGGAGATAGTGGGAGGATGTGGGATACTGGGAAAGAAGATGAGGGGATACTGGGAGTGAGGATAAGGGGATACTGGGAGGGAGGATGGGGGATACTGGGAGGGACGGTGGGTGGATACTGGGAGGATGGGGGATACTGGGAGGGAGGATAGTGAGGTACTGGGAGTTAGGGTGAGGGGATACTGGGAGGTTGAGGGGATACTGGTAGGGATACTGGGGGGATACTGGGAGAGATGATGGGGGGATACTGGGAGTGAGATAGGGGGATACTGGGAGTTAGGGTGAAAGGATACTGGCAGGATGAGGGGATACTGGGAGTGAAGATGGAGGCATACTGGGAATGAGGATGGAGGGATACTGGAAGTAAGGATGGCGGATACTGGGAAGATGGGAGGATACTGGAAAGGAGGATGGAGGGATACTGGGATGGAGGGTGGGGGGATACTGGGAGTAAGGATGGCGGATACTGGGAGGGAGGGTGGGGGGGATACGGGGTGGGGGGATGAGGGGATACTGGGAGGGAGGATCAGGGATACTGGGAGTGTGGATGGGGGGATACTGGGAATGAGAATAGTGGGATACTGGGAATTAGGATGGGGGGATACTGGGAGTGAGGATGGGATACTGGGAGGGAGGATCGAGGGATACTGGGAGGGAGGATGGGATACtgggagggaggatggagggaTACTGGGAAGGAGGGTGGGGGGATACTGGGAATGAGGATAGTGAGACACTGGGGGTGAGGATGGGGGGACATTGGGAGGAAAGCTGGGGGGATACTGGGAGGATGGGGATGATGagagggaggatgaggaggctCCTGGAGGGACACTGGGAAGATGCTGGAGGGGTGCTGGGGGAGAAGTTGGGTGCAAGGGAGAGGATGGGGGATACTGGGAGGATGGTGGGGGCATACTGGGAGGATGGTGGGGGCATACTGGGAGGGAGGATGGGGGATACTGGGAGTGAGGATAAGGGGATGCTGGGAGTTAGGGTGAAAGGATACTGGGAATGAGGATAGCGAGATACTGGGAGGATGGTGGGGGATACTGGGAGTGAGGATAGTGAGGTACTGGGTGTTAGGGTGAGGGGATACTGGGAGGGATACTGGGGGTACACTGGGAGAGACGATGGGGGGATACTGGAAGTGAGATAGGGGGATACTGGGAGTTAGGGTGAAAGGATACTGGGAGGATGAGGGGATACTGGGAGTGAGGATGGGAGGATACTGGGAATGAGGATAGCGAGATACTGGGAGGGAGGATGGCGGATACTGGGAGGATGGGAGGATACTGGAAAGGAGGATGAGGGATACTGGGAGGATGGTGGGGGGATACTGGGAGGATGGTGGGGGGATACTGGGAGGATGGTGGGAGGGAGGGTGGGGAAATGCCCGGGGGGAAGGTGGGGCTGAtgagggggtgctgggggggaTTCTGGGGAGGCGCCTGAGGGAAGCTGAGGGGCGCTAagggggacactgggagggaTGTGTGGGATCGATGGAGGGATCCTGGGGAGGGGGAGGTTGAGGAATGCtgaggggggatttggggaacgCTGGAGGGATTCTGTGGGGGAAAGCGGGGAGGAtgctggggagaggctgggggTGAAGCTGTGGGAATGCTGGGGAAAACTGGGGCAGGACTGGGACGtgctgggtgggaaggaggggtGTCCTGAGGGGAAGATGGGGAGACACTGGGAGGGACACTGGGAGGATGCTGGACAAACTGGGGGATGCTGGGGTGGGATAGtgatggggacagtgggagatACTGGGATGACggggaggatgaggagatgctggagaaggattttggggtgaggatgaggagatgCTGGGGGAAAACTGGATGAAGGCTGAGGGGCACTGAGGGGATCCAGAAGGATGGGGGGCATTCAGGGGAGACCCCGGGTGGCTCTGGGTGGCACTCACAGGGTTTTGGGGCTCTGGATGGCACTCACAGGGTGttggggggctctgggtggCACTCACAGGGTTTTGGGGCTCTGGGTGGCACTCACAGGGTGttggggggctctgggtggCACTCACAGGGTTTTGGGGCTCTGCGTGGCACTCAcagggttttggggggctctgggtggCACTCACAGGGTTTTGGGGCTCTGGGTGGCACTCACAGGGTGTTGGGGCTCTGGATGGCACTCAcagggttttggggggctctggaTGGCACTCAcagggttttggggggctctgggtggCACTCACAGGGTTTTGGGGCTCCGGGGTGGCACTCAcagggttttggggggctctggggtggcaCTCACAGGGTTTGGGGGGGCTCTGGATGGCACTCAcagggttttggggggctctgggggggcACTCACAGGGTTTTGGGGCTCTGGGTGGCACTCACAGGGTTTTGGGGCTCTGGGTGGCACTCAcagggttttggggggctctgggtggCACTCACAGGGTGTTGGGGGGCTCTGCGTGGCACTCAcagggttttggggggctctggggtggcactcacagggtttgggggggctctgggggggcACTCACAGGGTTTGGGGGGGCTCTGGGTGGCACTCACAGGGTTTTGGGGCTCTGGGTGGCACTCACAGGGTGTTGGGGGCTCTGGGTGGCACTCACAGGGTTTTGAGGCTCTGGGTGGCACTCACAGGGTTTTGGGGCTCTGGGGTGACACTCACAGGGTGTTGGGGGCTCTGGATGGCACTCAcagggttttggggggctctgggtggCACTCACAGGGTTTTGGGGCTCTGGGTGGCACTCACAGGGTGTTGGGGGCTCTGGGTGGCACTCACAGGGTTTTGGGGCTCTGGGTGGCACTCACAGGGTGTTGGGGGCTCTGGGTGGCACTCACAGGGTGTTGGGGGCTCTGGGTGGCACTCACAGGGTTTTGGGGGACACTGAGGTGGCACTCACAGGGTTTTGGGGCTCTGGGTGGCACTCAcagggttttggggggctctgggtggCACTCACAGGGTTTTGGGGCTCTGGGGGGGCACTCACAGGGTGTTGGGGGCTCTGGGTGGCACTCACAGGGTTTTGTGCGTTTTCACGTGTGGCCGCAGGCGCAGCCCCAGCGCCCGGCAGCGCTCCCGCATCCTCTCGGCGTTCCCGCGCAGCGTGGCCAGGTCCAGGGTCAGCGCCGGGGTGGGCAACTGCTCCAGGGGGGCTCCGAGCCACGAGCTGGGAATGTGGGGAGGGGCGGGAGAACCTGCTGTGAGCCCCCACCCCGATCTAAAcccaccctgcacccccagaACCTGCTGTGAGCCCCCAGCCCAATCTAAAcccaccctgcacccccagaACCTGCTGTGAGCCCCCAGCCCAATCTGAACCCACCCTGCACCCTCAGAACCTGCTGTGAGCCCCCACCCCAATCTAAAcccaccctgcacccccagaACCTGCTGTGAGCCCCCACCCCAATCTAAACCCACCCTGCACCCCAATCTAAAcccaccctgcacccccagaACCCGCTGTGAGcccctgtcgcagacatttctccacagaaatccttccttttggatttctgtgtcttcgggaggccagaggcctctgaagacaaggtaaacaattattatcagctgctgtagAATACAATaagattcaccttgattggctcattttctatgtttataattaagagccaatcatcagttcaagccaggggactgagtccttggccacaactttgttgtgggttcttttctattctattcttagcttagctagcagctctgcaaaacctctctctatattctattagtatagcaataatgtattatatatcatatattaataaataagccttctgatcaagatacaagattcaccgtctctctctcaccagcagcggcccACACAGGTCGCTGTAATAAGCCCCCACCCCGATCTAAAcccaccctgcacccccagaACCTGCTGTGAACCCCCACCCCAATCTAAAcccaccctgcacccccagaACCTGCTGTGAGCCCCCAGCCCAATCTAAACCC is part of the Ammospiza nelsoni isolate bAmmNel1 chromosome 1, bAmmNel1.pri, whole genome shotgun sequence genome and encodes:
- the LOC132081406 gene encoding D-serine dehydratase-like translates to MDGHTDSSWLGAPLEQLPTPALTLDLATLRGNAERMRERCRALGLRLRPHVKTHKTLEGAELATGGSRRGIVVSTLAEARFFAAGGFDDILYAFPVPRWRLAECSALAQRLQRFQVLLDSPQGLEMLLQNPLPGGKRWLVWLKLDCGNARAGIRPTDPEALSLARAIAQGSPELVTLVGVYAHCGNTYGCRDIAAIQAIARDTTAAVLEFVTALRQAGIPCPQATIGSTPSCSHPVPEMSQLTEVHPGNYLFYDLQQTQLGSCRPEEVAIRVLSRVIGHYPHRGQLLLDCGWAALSLHGRDRGPAGCAAIEGHPQLRLVGLTQEHGLVEAADGRLDFERFPLGSTLALIPFHACATAAMHPVYFVHAAGKVVELWRPVRGW